In Solanum pennellii chromosome 7, SPENNV200, the following are encoded in one genomic region:
- the LOC107024472 gene encoding uncharacterized protein LOC107024472 has translation MNLGRLKNVVAAAAIEGLAEARAKIFGHVINPTGQRSAHKVLRKKLIGEKVSQWYPHDIMKDDPLVMARQEQERLSKLEMLKRRGKGPPKKGQGKQAKKRNK, from the coding sequence ATGAACTTAGGGAGACTGAAAAATGTGGTAGCTGCTGCAGCGATTGAAGGATTGGCCGAGGCAAGGGCCAAGATATTTGGTCATGTAATTAATCCAACTGGGCAGCGATCTGCTCACAAGGTTTTACGCAAGAAGCTGATCGGTGAAAAGGTCTCACAATGGTACCCACACGATATCATGAAAGATGACCCTCTTGTGATGGCTCGTCAAGAGCAAGAGCGTCTCAGCAAGCTTGAAATGTTGAAACGTCGTGGAAAGGGGCCACCTAAGAAGGGCCAGGGCAAACAGGCTAAGAAACGCAACAAATAG
- the LOC107025605 gene encoding heavy metal-associated isoprenylated plant protein 28 has protein sequence MTTMTEMRVHMDCAGCESKVRKSLEKVKGVDNVEIDMSMQKVTVTGWADQKKILKTVRRTGKRAEIWQFPHNPEMRNNPTYVTDHYYQQQGCSGPATYYAGEPPASAYNYRKHGYDNYGRAYSLYRGNSNTFGSRVGDAFSDENPRGCNIM, from the exons ATGACAACG ATGACAGAGATGAGAGTACATATGGATTGTGCCGGATGTGAGAGCAAGGTCAGAAAATCTCTCGAGAAAGTTAAAG GTGTTGATAATGTAGAAATAGATATGTCTATGCAAAAGGTGACAGTAACAGGATGGGCTGATCAAAAGAAAATACTCAAAACAGTTAGAAGAACTGGTAAAAGAGCTGAAATATGGCAATTTCCTCATAATCCTGAGATGAGAAATAACCCTACTTATGTAACCGATCATTATTATCAACAACAAGGCTGCAGTGGTCCGGCCACTTATTACGCCGGAGAACCACCGGCTTCCGCCTATAACTATCGCAAACACGGCTACGATAACTATGGCCGTGCCTATAGTCTTTACAGGGGCAATTCAAACACATTTGGTAGTCGTGTTGGTGATGCTTTTAGTGATGAGAATCCTCGTGGTTGTAATATTATGTAA